One genomic segment of Carassius auratus strain Wakin chromosome 29, ASM336829v1, whole genome shotgun sequence includes these proteins:
- the ppp1r3aa gene encoding uncharacterized protein ppp1r3aa, with amino-acid sequence MSAEELAPSVVSCNLELPNCINRIMKNKEENVKLEKTVNRILEGSSGDESEEVEPDPPPVAVRRKVSFADAFGLDLVSVKEYDNRDSSVLEANSREAEEFYISCLFNILALHQEMEVRLQQQKLELERIELFPGSTTIRGIIRVLNLCFHKAVYVRVTLDGWQSHFDLLAEYMPGSSDGETDRFSFQLVLMPPFQVEGLRVEFCLRYESNVGIFWANNGGTNYIVFCHQRRRSDLKEKESEKEKSVEESNQKGIRSCLKTISKKTYWEATPAETSGEVSEQVTPKARHTEENITEKEVGINSCKSLKDCCKTLVDRRRKRQAARLAHVQDYFTQKAMETQMGYNSNTNTSTTSNPRLSIPSRTHLPVVHDQQGYGNDTPPILMYHQIPLLSLDWGSTTTTPPQANPPDAYSETSHQEEDHLAMLSSKALEASLNGTDTQDQVCVRPESEVVALRDKVVVPTEEKGAEKDHSQESADRKAMETIKPDPVVKQSKDLSMSPSRDQVLDYQLVKEPRVTTLPCSAQGSEPKREVSDLETYRDHQAPHHEHTSGSLSQDTTKASPGDETRTTHITKTQNSEAGDGISPEECMGSSETSKVKENTHKAVRDTLTFTASRDMPLTNRQAKGSSSDRMDINKDASEEQVEMRAFCRELHEEDMESSRKGQDETTTDHSAEIQSVSSCEREPFNKNELCRSNKIFNKDCSELLKNEERRFEANTGLQMKERLNETPVGPASAEELVEDSQAVHDNCTDGEEKEFESHATKFVPTHLPTYPTVSIHPSRHLLQTTAAREREVTFAEEDFELGKTLRNDQEPQRLDGEDELSPPLPSIHLPWVDGNSSRLFSWWREFCSLGHMAKALVCATLFVIFIMAYLYDLPTCMALYLFSLCWWCSQGMKPSQGTHVRKNC; translated from the exons ATGTCTGCGGAAGAGCTTGCACCCTCCGTGGTCTCCTGCAACCTGGAGCTTCCCAACTGTATTAACCggataatgaaaaacaaagaagaaaatgtCAAATTGGAGAAAACAGTGAACCGGATATTAGAGGGAAGCTCTGGAGATGAATCCGAGGAAGTGGAACCTGACCCTCCACCGGTAGCCGTACGAAGAAAGGTGTCATTTGCGGATGCCTTTGGTCTGGACCTGGTTTCTGTGAAGGAGTATGACAACCGGGATTCATCAGTGCTGGAGGCAAATAGTAGAGAAGCTGAGGAATTCTACATTTCTTGCCTCTTTAATATCCTAGCATTGCACCAGGAGATGGAAGTGAGACTTCAGCAGCAGAAGCTGGAGCTGGAGCGCATTGAGCTGTTCCCTGGATCCACAACAATCCGCGGCATCATCCGCGTTCTTAACCTCTGCTTCCACAAGGCCGTCTACGTCCGTGTCACTCTGGACGGCTGGCAGAGCCACTTCGACCTGCTGGCTGAGTACATGCCTGGGTCCAGCGATGGCGAGACGGACCGTTTCTCTTTTCAGCTCGTGTTGATGCCTCCGTTCCAGGTCGAAGGGTTGCGGGTAGAGTTCTGTCTGCGGTATGAAAGCAATGTTGGAATCTTCTGGGCCAACAATGGAGGGACGAACTACATTGTCTTCTGCCACCAAAGACGAAGGAGCgatctgaaagagaaagagagtgaaaagGAGAAGTCTGTAGAGGAGAGTAACCAAAAAGGTATCAGGAGCTGCCTTAAAACAATCAG taaaaagacCTACTGGGAGGCGACACCTGCAGAAACGAGCGGTGAGGTCTCAG AACAAGTCACACCCAAGGCCAGGCATACTGAGGAGAACATAACAGAAAAAGAAGTAGGAATAAATTCCTGCAAATCCCTTAAAGACTGCTGCAAAACTCTG gtgGATCGGCGTAGGAAACGTCAAGCTGCTCGTTTGGCACACGTGCAGGACTACTTCACTCAGAAAGCAATGGAAACCCAGATGGGTTAtaattcaaacacaaacacaagtacCACATCCAACCCAAGGCTGAGTATACCAAGTAGAACCCATTTGCCTGTTGTCCACGACCAACAAGGATATGGCAATGACACGCCACCAATACTAATGTACCACCAGATCCCTCTGCTTTCTCTGGATTGGGGCAGTACCACAACAACACCTCCCCAAGCAAACCCTCCAGATGCCTACAGTGAAACAAGTCATCAGGAAGAAGATCACCTAGCCATGTTGTCTTCCAAGGCCTTGGAAGCTTCTCTTAATGGCACTGATACACAGGACCAAGTATGTGTCCGTCCAGAATCAGAAGTTGTAGCTTTAAGGGACAAAGTCGTAGTACCGACGGAGGAAAAGGGAGCTGAGAAAGACCACAGTCAAGAGTCCGCTGACAGGAAAGCAATGGAAACCATAAAACCTGATCCTGTAGTAAAGCAATCAAAGGATCTGAGCATGAGTCCTTCTAGAGATCAGGTTTTGGATTACCAACTAGTGAAAGAGCCAAGGGTCACTACCCTACCATGTTCTGCCCAGGGATCTGAGCCAAAGAGGGAGGTAAGTGATTTAGAAACATATCGTGACCACCAAGCCCCACATCATGAGCACACAAGCGGATCTTTGAGTCAAGACACGACCAAAGCAAGCCCTGGGGACGAAACTCGAACCACGCATATTACTAAGACTCAGAATTCAGAAGCCGGAGATGGAATCTCACCTGAAGAATGCATGGGCAGCTCCGAAACCTCAAAGgttaaagaaaacacacacaaagcggTCAGAGACACCCTGACATTTACGGCGAGCAGGGACATGCCGCTCACAAATAGACAAGCCAAGGGATCTTCTTCAGACAGGATGGATATAAATAAAGACGCCAGCGAGGAGCAAGTGGAAATGAGGGCATTTTGTAGAGAACTACATGAAGAGGACATGGAAAGCAGTAGAAAAGGACAAGATGAGACAACTACGGATCACAGCGCAGAAATACAGAGCGTTTCATCTTGCGAGAGGGAACCATTTAATAAGAACGAATTATGCAGGTCGAACAAGATTTTTAACAAAGACTGTTCAGAGCTACTGAAAAACGAAGAGAGACGTTTTGAGGCAAACACAGGACTTCAAATGAAGGAGCGACTGAATGAGACGCCTGTAGGACCTGCTAGTGCTGAAGAGCTTGTAGAGGACTCCCAAGCAGTGCATGACAACTGCACAGATGGAGAAGAGAAAGAGTTTGAGAGTCATGCTACCAAATTTGTACCCACCCACTTACCTACCTATCCAACAGTTAGCATTCACCCATCCAGGCACCTCCTTCAAACAACAGCTGCAAGGGAAAGAGAGGTCACTTTCGCAGAGGAGGACTTTGAGCTTGGGAAGACCCTCAGAAACGATCAAGAACCCCAGCGACTGGATGGAGAGGATGAACTCTCCCCGCCGTTACCCAGCATTCACCTGCCCTGGGTGGATGGCAACAGCAGTAGGCTGTTTTCATGGTGGAGGGAGTTCTGCTCGCTTGGTCACATGGCCAAGGCTCTTGTGTGTGCTACTCTGTTTGTGATCTTTATAATGGCGTATCTATATGACCTGCCGACCTGCATGGCCCTCTATCTGTTTTCTCTGTGCTGGTGGTGTAGCCAGGGCATGAAGccatcccagggaacacatgttaggaaaaattgttag